In Pseudomonadota bacterium, a single genomic region encodes these proteins:
- a CDS encoding polysaccharide deacetylase family protein: MNENVLGIKIDVDTYQGMKKGVPRILDILNRFNIRATFYLSMGPDASGRAALQLIKNPLFFKKMIKSNAAGLYGFKTALYGTLLPSPMIALSFPEIVKQIISNGHEVQFHAWDHRRWQDELYLKSIEWITEWFEKGINSFKKLTGYMPTSFGAPAWLIDDRVMEIIGKYKFDYLSCTRAKEPFVHEKISVVEIPSDLPCIEEIGIDNAISQITSLLKNGGIHVLPVHAEVEGGIRSNYFIQLLEQIEMMNYSVKTLGEIKDYLFEDIAVRKYKIELLSGRSAPCAV, translated from the coding sequence ATGAATGAAAATGTTTTAGGCATCAAAATAGATGTGGACACCTACCAGGGTATGAAAAAAGGTGTGCCCCGCATTCTTGATATTCTTAACCGGTTTAATATAAGAGCAACTTTTTATTTAAGTATGGGGCCCGATGCTTCGGGTAGAGCTGCTCTTCAACTTATCAAAAACCCGCTCTTTTTTAAAAAGATGATAAAAAGCAATGCTGCCGGGCTCTATGGTTTCAAGACGGCTTTGTACGGGACATTGCTTCCATCACCCATGATAGCGCTTTCTTTTCCGGAAATTGTAAAACAAATAATATCAAATGGGCATGAAGTCCAGTTCCATGCATGGGATCATAGGCGCTGGCAGGATGAGCTATACTTAAAATCAATTGAATGGATAACAGAATGGTTCGAAAAAGGTATCAATTCATTTAAAAAGCTCACAGGATATATGCCAACATCATTTGGAGCACCGGCATGGCTTATTGATGACAGGGTCATGGAAATTATCGGTAAATACAAATTTGATTACTTAAGCTGCACAAGAGCCAAAGAACCTTTTGTGCATGAGAAAATCAGTGTTGTGGAAATTCCTTCCGATCTACCTTGTATTGAAGAAATAGGTATTGATAACGCTATTTCTCAAATAACTTCATTATTAAAAAACGGCGGCATTCATGTGCTGCCGGTTCACGCTGAAGTTGAAGGCGGCATAAGAAGCAATTACTTTATTCAATTGCTTGAGCAAATTGAAATGATGAATTACTCTGTAAAAACTCTTGGTGAGATAAAAGACTATCTTTTTGAAGACATTGCTGTTCGCAAATATAAAATAGAGCTGCTTTCCGGGCGCTCTGCTCCTTGCGCTGTTTAA